The Mucilaginibacter sp. PAMB04168 genome contains the following window.
CTTAACCTGCTGAGCCAGTTGTACGCCGTCCATATCAGGCATTTGTGCATCGGTAATAATAAGGTCAGGTTTCAGACCCCCTTTCAGCATATCCACCGCCTCATGGCCTGATTGTACAATTACCGGCACCAGCTTCCAGTTTTCGAGCTGGTTCTTAAGGATGGCCCTGTTGGTGGCATGGTCATCAATTACCAGTACTTTTTTTCCAGCCTGATCGCCCATGAAATGGGTTACCGTTGGTTTTAATTCTTTAGTACCGGCGCTGGTTTGTATGGTAAACGTAAAGGCAGATCCTTTGCCGGGTGTACTCTGCACCGAAATGCTGCCACCCATTAAACCCGCCAGCTTTTCACAAATTACCAGCCCAAGACCTGTACCGCCGTATTTGCGTGTGGTTGAGGAATCGACTTGTGTAAATGCCTTAAACAGGCGGTCAATTTTTTCGGGCGGGATGCCAATGCCGGTGTCTTTAACTTCAAAACTGAGGGAAATGGTGCCATCATTAGCCTTGTTAGTCAGCGCTGCCTTAACCACTACCTCGCCGTGTGTAGTAAACTTAAGCGCGTTACTTACCAGGTTGGTTAAAATCTGCTGCAAGCGTACTTTATCAGCTACAATTTGTGCAGGCACGTGGCGGTCAATAATATAGGCCAGCTCAATACCTTTTTGCGAGGCTTGTTTACTGAACATGTCCAGCACATCCTCAATACAGTAAAACAAGTTAAAATCCTCTCGCTCCAGCTCCATGCTGCCAGCCTCAATCTTCGAGAAATCGAGAATGTTGTTGATAAGTACCAGCAAGTTTTCGCCACAATTATTAATAGTGTCGGTATAGGTACGCTGCTGCTCGGTTAAGGCCGTTTCGGCCAGCAGGCCCGACATGCCAATTACCCCATTCATAGGTGTACGTATCTCATGGCTCATCATGGCCAGGAAAATGCTTTTGGCCTGATTAGCTTTCTCAGCTTCCTGGCGGGCCTCGTCGGCCTCATGGCGGGCCATTTCGAGTTCCTGGTTACTTTGCAACAACTTTTTATTGTATACCGCCAGTGCCTCTTCGCGCTGCTTAATCTCTTCTATTAATACCGCTTCTTTCTGCAGCTCGCCCAACTTAATAGCTTGCTTAAGCTGCGCAGTACCATATTTTTTTAGCTGATAAGCCCACAAGCCGCTAATGTAAAAGATGATGCAGGTTAATAAGAGGTGTATGATTATTGTTTGCAGGTCGAATGAATCGAGCTGGGTTACATACATACCTTC
Protein-coding sequences here:
- a CDS encoding response regulator, with translation MQPNNDYQTYKYALQAEVKERSDRLMDYFLVAYALTGLGLAAYYDTWVMAICITGLCLTAYYSVKIALPKSDLYQYVLSAVLGIFMAQFIYQMHGMFEMHFFAFIGSAVLITYQNWKLQIPVFVVVGLHHATFGYLQNQGIEGMYVTQLDSFDLQTIIIHLLLTCIIFYISGLWAYQLKKYGTAQLKQAIKLGELQKEAVLIEEIKQREEALAVYNKKLLQSNQELEMARHEADEARQEAEKANQAKSIFLAMMSHEIRTPMNGVIGMSGLLAETALTEQQRTYTDTINNCGENLLVLINNILDFSKIEAGSMELEREDFNLFYCIEDVLDMFSKQASQKGIELAYIIDRHVPAQIVADKVRLQQILTNLVSNALKFTTHGEVVVKAALTNKANDGTISLSFEVKDTGIGIPPEKIDRLFKAFTQVDSSTTRKYGGTGLGLVICEKLAGLMGGSISVQSTPGKGSAFTFTIQTSAGTKELKPTVTHFMGDQAGKKVLVIDDHATNRAILKNQLENWKLVPVIVQSGHEAVDMLKGGLKPDLIITDAQMPDMDGVQLAQQVKQQYPGIPIILLSSIGDEHARQHASLFSYILNKPIKQDDLSRYVFNSLHLKAQPVNEEKTTKSRLSPDFGERNPLRILIAEDNKINQNVIMHILGKLGYQPQVVENGLEAVAACRKNTYDLILMDMQMPDMDGLEATVVIRKALGHQPVIIALTANTMQGDREECLLAGMNDYISKPVKVEELMDKLQQWHNFLEHTPIQ